A region from the Wansuia hejianensis genome encodes:
- a CDS encoding ABC transporter ATP-binding protein encodes MIIEMKDICKDYIQGKMDVPVLKNICFQMEEGEYVAIMGPSGSGKTTLMNIVGCLDQATSGTFLLDGLDISKCTDNQMSDIRLNKIGFVFQNFQLLPRQSALENVSLPLTYAGVPKKERRERAREALERVGLADRIDFKPTQLSGGQKQRVAIARAMVNRPKILLADEPTGALDSKSGKQVMELFRQLNQEGVSILMITHDAGIASWASRKVEIWDGILKYNEEDKAEDATGGAEDQHVPSMPGEEAGSDE; translated from the coding sequence GTGATTATAGAAATGAAAGATATCTGTAAGGATTATATACAGGGGAAAATGGATGTCCCGGTCCTGAAAAATATCTGCTTTCAAATGGAAGAAGGGGAATATGTGGCGATCATGGGCCCATCAGGTTCCGGAAAAACGACTTTGATGAATATTGTGGGATGTCTGGATCAGGCTACCAGCGGGACATTCTTGCTGGACGGCCTGGATATCAGCAAGTGTACGGACAATCAGATGTCAGATATCCGCCTGAATAAAATCGGCTTTGTATTTCAGAATTTCCAGCTTCTACCCCGCCAGTCGGCGCTTGAAAATGTGTCTCTGCCTCTGACCTATGCAGGGGTTCCCAAGAAAGAGCGGAGAGAGCGGGCAAGAGAGGCTTTGGAAAGGGTGGGCCTGGCAGACCGTATAGATTTCAAGCCGACACAGCTTTCCGGCGGGCAGAAACAGCGCGTGGCAATTGCCCGGGCTATGGTGAACCGTCCGAAAATATTGCTGGCCGATGAACCAACAGGTGCTTTAGATTCCAAGTCCGGTAAACAGGTCATGGAGCTGTTCAGGCAGCTGAACCAGGAGGGCGTCAGCATCCTGATGATTACGCATGACGCGGGGATTGCCTCATGGGCGTCGCGCAAAGTGGAAATCTGGGACGGCATATTAAAGTATAATGAAGAGGATAAGGCAGAAGATGCCACCGGCGGGGCGGAGGATCAGCATGTGCCGTCGATGCCTGGAGAGGAGGCGGGATCAGATGAATAA
- a CDS encoding efflux RND transporter periplasmic adaptor subunit, with translation MKKKGVVILCAAVAAAAAVGLLCWRFLGNRNGGKGDNVVYVNTVEKLMSLGSGNGMMNRFAGVVESQETWSVQQNQEKTVKEILVSVGQEVTAGTPLFTYDTEKFQSDLSQAQLDLERINNEISSMNSAIADLEKEKKKADANSQATYTLQIQEQQLQVRQKEFDAQSKQLEIDKLIENINNATVTSEIDGVVKSINNDNSAVSYGNGDNSFMTIMKTGDLRIKGTINEQNMGSLIEGSQVIVHSRVNDEATWKGTVTKIDRENTVNNQNNMYYGGSSDASANSSSYPFYVDLETSEGLMMGQHVYLEMDYGQSEVKEKEGVWLDSYLIDMTGEEPFVWADNGKGRLEKRKVTLGDMDEVLGQYEITEGLAKEDAITWPEEGLEEGMETTISKDGMMGQSNPEPADGEDTDGGATDDGAVIGGEDGTSGGEVIGGEDGMSGGDDMPAEGGAAAGDGGDEQPGSGEMEDAK, from the coding sequence ATGAAGAAAAAGGGTGTGGTTATCCTGTGTGCGGCAGTGGCTGCGGCAGCGGCCGTAGGACTGTTGTGCTGGCGCTTTTTGGGCAACAGGAATGGAGGCAAAGGTGACAACGTAGTATATGTCAATACGGTAGAGAAGCTGATGAGCCTTGGCAGCGGAAACGGTATGATGAATCGTTTTGCCGGTGTGGTGGAATCCCAGGAGACCTGGTCTGTACAGCAGAATCAGGAAAAGACAGTAAAAGAAATCCTGGTATCCGTGGGACAAGAGGTGACGGCAGGTACGCCCCTGTTTACCTACGATACGGAGAAATTTCAGTCAGATTTGTCCCAGGCACAGCTGGACCTGGAACGCATCAACAATGAAATCAGCAGTATGAATTCAGCAATCGCTGATCTGGAAAAGGAAAAGAAAAAAGCGGACGCTAACAGTCAGGCAACGTATACTCTGCAGATCCAGGAACAGCAGCTTCAGGTAAGGCAGAAAGAATTTGACGCACAGAGCAAGCAGCTGGAGATCGATAAATTGATTGAAAATATTAACAACGCAACGGTAACCAGTGAGATTGACGGCGTGGTTAAATCTATCAATAACGACAATTCCGCGGTCAGCTACGGTAATGGTGATAATTCCTTCATGACAATCATGAAGACCGGGGACCTGAGGATTAAGGGCACCATCAATGAACAGAATATGGGTTCCCTGATTGAAGGGTCTCAGGTAATCGTACATTCACGGGTGAATGACGAAGCGACCTGGAAAGGGACAGTCACGAAGATTGACCGGGAGAATACGGTGAATAACCAGAACAATATGTATTACGGTGGTTCTAGTGACGCGTCTGCCAACAGCAGTTCTTATCCGTTCTATGTGGATCTGGAAACGAGCGAGGGCCTGATGATGGGACAGCATGTATATCTGGAAATGGATTATGGACAGTCAGAAGTTAAGGAAAAAGAAGGAGTCTGGCTGGATTCCTATCTGATAGATATGACCGGTGAGGAACCTTTTGTATGGGCAGACAATGGAAAGGGCAGGCTTGAAAAAAGGAAGGTGACTCTGGGTGATATGGATGAGGTTCTGGGGCAATATGAAATTACAGAGGGGCTCGCTAAGGAGGATGCAATTACCTGGCCGGAAGAGGGTCTGGAAGAAGGCATGGAGACAACTATCAGCAAAGACGGCATGATGGGACAGAGTAATCCGGAGCCGGCTGACGGAGAGGACACTGACGGCGGAGCAACCGATGACGGCGCGGTAATCGGCGGAGAAGACGGTACATCCGGTGGAGAGGTGATTGGCGGAGAAGACGGCATGTCCGGAGGGGATGATATGCCGGCTGAAGGCGGCGCGGCAGCCGGCGATGGCGGAGATGAGCAGCCGGGCAGCGGAGAAATGGAGGATGCCAAGTGA
- a CDS encoding DUF6449 domain-containing protein produces MTSKISFFKLLRENLRHRGWLMILMFFINAFLLPINFQMRLENVLHIQFTDMTSNQMKVWVEQNRQLAAEQVLGPSNGMIMAAVLVAAILCGVTGFAYLHSKEKVDFYHSIAVRRRQLFLIQYLSGIIIAAVPYVVCVLIAVLGVGTVNGIVTSETVAMALGTMGFFCLSFLTAYTVCVLAMLLTGRILTGILGTVFFWGYGPMCFWVIRNMMVSFFDTYCTIPGSTNPGTYFSPVTLMIYMGKQMGLRDTVPALMWLILPGILAAALLLCFLVYEKRPSEAAECALSYPRSEGIVKIMITIPAALSAGMAVRWFAGYDSRGWFVFTAVLAALFLNCIIEFVFSTDLKNIWTHKYSCGFILGGVGALLIIFLLDPLGYDRWQPDTGEVEEMSLYSYRIYEPFMEYYSATERLEATLLEKGGLSNYMPLYGLADEGIKAVRFDETEDFIEEVVLCYHLKGGKKAYRRYQVSGELLEQTLEDLSQDEEFREKYYPACGDGITGADSISVTDWADYRDTEQKLNLSREALLEFIGLFREESKKVTIGELRETQPSGILRLSRNEPVDTGRQYAMGTVHLMEDRLDEGYFYLYPQFEKTLDFLERMGIVFQNEINPEDINGLRLEIEQNSDEGISAETENGYAAAAEVSEIHTFYKKKDIEQVLSCIERCRYSDYREDEKWIYIILTYKDGSSGGGNCRITDVEKMEQLLKNSEPAV; encoded by the coding sequence ATGACGTCAAAAATCTCCTTTTTTAAGCTGCTGAGAGAAAATCTCCGGCATCGCGGCTGGTTGATGATTCTCATGTTTTTTATCAATGCCTTTCTGCTGCCGATTAACTTTCAGATGAGGCTGGAAAATGTGCTTCACATCCAGTTCACAGATATGACGTCCAATCAAATGAAAGTCTGGGTTGAGCAGAACCGGCAGCTTGCTGCCGAGCAAGTGCTGGGTCCTTCCAACGGCATGATTATGGCAGCAGTTCTGGTGGCTGCTATACTCTGTGGAGTGACAGGCTTTGCATATCTTCATTCTAAGGAAAAGGTAGATTTTTACCACAGCATAGCGGTGAGAAGAAGGCAGCTGTTTCTAATACAGTATCTATCGGGAATTATCATAGCGGCGGTTCCCTATGTAGTCTGTGTGCTGATAGCAGTGCTTGGGGTGGGTACGGTTAACGGAATAGTTACGTCGGAAACCGTAGCGATGGCATTGGGAACGATGGGATTTTTCTGCCTGAGCTTTTTGACTGCATATACGGTCTGCGTACTGGCCATGCTGTTGACAGGGAGAATACTGACAGGTATTCTGGGGACGGTTTTTTTCTGGGGATATGGCCCCATGTGTTTCTGGGTGATTCGGAATATGATGGTTTCATTTTTTGATACTTATTGTACGATTCCAGGCAGCACGAATCCGGGCACCTATTTTTCCCCGGTCACGCTGATGATCTACATGGGTAAGCAAATGGGGCTGAGAGATACTGTTCCGGCTCTCATGTGGCTGATCCTTCCGGGCATTTTGGCGGCAGCGTTGCTGCTTTGTTTTCTGGTATATGAAAAGCGGCCGTCTGAAGCGGCAGAATGTGCGTTGAGCTATCCAAGGTCAGAGGGGATTGTGAAGATTATGATCACCATACCTGCCGCGCTTTCGGCGGGAATGGCCGTCAGATGGTTTGCAGGCTACGACAGCAGGGGCTGGTTTGTTTTCACGGCTGTTTTGGCGGCTTTATTCCTGAACTGTATCATTGAATTTGTGTTTAGCACAGATCTAAAAAATATCTGGACACATAAATATTCCTGCGGGTTTATCCTGGGAGGGGTTGGCGCGCTGTTGATTATATTTTTGCTAGATCCGCTGGGATATGACCGGTGGCAGCCAGATACCGGTGAGGTAGAAGAAATGTCGTTGTACAGCTACAGGATCTATGAGCCCTTCATGGAATATTATTCAGCGACGGAGCGGCTGGAGGCCACACTGTTGGAAAAAGGCGGACTCAGCAATTATATGCCGCTTTATGGACTGGCAGATGAAGGAATCAAGGCAGTCCGTTTTGATGAAACAGAAGATTTCATAGAGGAGGTTGTCCTATGCTATCATCTCAAAGGAGGCAAGAAAGCATACCGCCGTTATCAGGTCAGCGGCGAACTGCTGGAACAGACGCTTGAAGACCTGTCCCAGGATGAAGAATTTCGTGAGAAATATTATCCCGCCTGTGGTGACGGGATCACTGGGGCGGACAGCATAAGTGTAACTGACTGGGCGGACTACAGAGATACGGAACAGAAGTTGAATCTTTCAAGAGAGGCGCTGCTGGAATTCATTGGTCTGTTCAGAGAAGAGAGCAAAAAGGTGACCATTGGGGAGCTTCGGGAGACACAGCCGTCGGGAATTCTGAGGCTTAGCCGGAATGAGCCGGTGGATACAGGCCGCCAGTATGCCATGGGAACCGTCCATTTGATGGAAGACCGGCTAGATGAGGGGTATTTTTACTTATATCCCCAGTTTGAGAAAACATTGGATTTTCTGGAACGCATGGGAATTGTTTTCCAAAATGAAATCAATCCGGAAGATATTAACGGCCTGCGGCTGGAAATAGAACAGAATTCAGATGAGGGCATCAGTGCCGAGACGGAAAATGGTTATGCAGCTGCAGCAGAAGTCTCTGAGATTCACACTTTTTATAAGAAAAAGGATATTGAGCAAGTGCTGTCCTGCATAGAAAGATGCCGGTATTCAGATTATAGGGAGGATGAGAAATGGATTTACATCATACTGACCTATAAGGACGGCAGTTCTGGCGGAGGAAACTGCAGAATTACAGACGTGGAGAAAATGGAACAGCTGTTAAAAAACAGTGAGCCGGCGGTATGA
- a CDS encoding ABC transporter ATP-binding protein, whose protein sequence is MIKLKGLHKSFGKIRAVRDLSAEIREGEVFGVVGTNGAGKSTLLRMIAGVLKPDKGEVFVDDKPVFENPQVKSDICFLPDTAFFLPNATPKLMAESYRVFYPEFDMRRFESLTSRIGLETGRKIRMFSKGMQKQVSVILGICTNTKYLLCDETFDGLDPVMRQAVKSIFAVELINRDFTPVIASHNLRELEDICDHVGLLHKGGILFSENLEDMKFHIQKVQCVIGDPVREEQLLKELSVMQYERRGSMMLLVAKGTRNEILERVNSKHPVFAEILPLSLEEIFISETEVAGYDVKNLLF, encoded by the coding sequence ATGATTAAGCTGAAGGGGCTGCACAAGAGTTTTGGCAAGATAAGGGCTGTCAGGGACCTGAGTGCGGAGATCCGGGAAGGGGAAGTCTTCGGTGTGGTCGGGACGAACGGCGCGGGCAAGAGTACGCTTCTTCGGATGATTGCAGGGGTACTGAAGCCGGATAAAGGAGAGGTTTTTGTGGATGATAAACCGGTGTTTGAGAATCCACAGGTTAAAAGTGATATCTGTTTTCTGCCGGACACGGCTTTCTTTCTTCCCAATGCTACGCCGAAGCTGATGGCTGAGAGCTACCGGGTGTTTTATCCAGAATTTGATATGAGGCGGTTTGAAAGCCTGACGTCCAGGATCGGGCTGGAGACGGGAAGGAAGATCCGAATGTTTTCCAAGGGGATGCAGAAGCAGGTGTCTGTCATCCTGGGCATCTGCACGAACACAAAATACCTGTTGTGTGACGAGACCTTTGACGGTCTCGACCCTGTAATGCGCCAGGCTGTGAAGAGCATTTTTGCTGTAGAGCTGATCAACCGGGATTTTACGCCGGTAATCGCTTCTCATAATCTGCGGGAGTTGGAGGACATCTGTGACCATGTGGGGCTGCTCCACAAGGGAGGAATCCTGTTTTCAGAGAACCTGGAGGATATGAAATTTCACATACAAAAAGTACAGTGTGTCATCGGTGATCCAGTCAGGGAAGAGCAGCTTTTAAAAGAGCTGTCAGTCATGCAGTATGAACGGCGTGGTTCCATGATGCTTCTTGTGGCGAAAGGAACCAGAAATGAAATTCTTGAACGGGTCAACAGCAAGCATCCGGTGTTTGCGGAAATTTTGCCGTTGTCTCTGGAAGAAATCTTCATCAGTGAAACGGAGGTGGCAGGTTATGACGTCAAAAATCTCCTTTTTTAA
- a CDS encoding GntR family transcriptional regulator: MIVIDYQDRRPIYEQIVDRFELLIVKGALEPDSQMPSVRQMAMELSINPNTIQKAYVILEQEGYIYPVKGKGNFVTGNQAVREKKKQACFQKLEDCLLEGKEFGVTREDCMQALGRVYGEVRV, translated from the coding sequence ATGATTGTCATTGATTATCAGGACCGCCGTCCAATCTACGAACAGATTGTGGACCGGTTTGAGCTGCTGATCGTCAAAGGTGCGCTGGAGCCTGATTCCCAGATGCCTTCTGTCAGACAGATGGCGATGGAGCTCTCCATTAATCCGAATACAATACAGAAGGCATATGTGATTCTGGAGCAGGAGGGTTATATTTACCCGGTCAAAGGAAAGGGGAACTTTGTAACGGGGAATCAGGCAGTTAGGGAGAAGAAGAAGCAGGCCTGTTTCCAGAAGCTAGAGGATTGCCTTCTGGAGGGAAAAGAGTTTGGAGTCACCCGTGAGGATTGCATGCAGGCGCTAGGACGGGTTTACGGGGAGGTACGTGTATGA
- a CDS encoding branched-chain amino acid transporter permease, producing the protein MTIPVSQSVLIIAVVAAITVFTRAVPFLFFGGKREMPPVVRAVAEKLPPAIIAILVIYCIKDALFQPGGTLLATLAALTVVAVLHLWKRNTLISIAAGTFVYMILIRVL; encoded by the coding sequence ATGACGATACCGGTATCACAGTCTGTTTTGATCATAGCAGTTGTGGCGGCAATTACCGTGTTCACCCGGGCGGTTCCGTTCCTCTTTTTCGGAGGAAAACGGGAAATGCCTCCCGTTGTCCGGGCTGTAGCTGAAAAGCTTCCGCCGGCCATTATTGCGATCCTGGTCATCTACTGCATCAAAGACGCTCTGTTCCAGCCGGGAGGCACCCTACTTGCGACGCTCGCGGCGCTGACGGTAGTGGCCGTGCTGCATCTGTGGAAGAGAAACACACTGATCAGCATAGCGGCAGGGACTTTCGTTTATATGATATTAATCAGAGTTTTGTAA
- a CDS encoding AzlC family ABC transporter permease, translating to MKKNHSIILRYAFKKSLPVMCGYLFLGFAFGILLQQAGYSAVWAFFISLLVYAGSMQFVLVTLLSAGAALPTVAMMTLFINCRHMFYGLSFVESFKKMGKKYLYMIFSLTDETYSLLCSSGQEAVEGETNHESWFWIALLDHSYWIVGSVIGALAGQLIPLDFTGIDFSMTALFAVILIDQVRDSGLAIRIPALIGGAAALVCLLLFGTDAFLLPALILTVVSIAGLNAAAGRQKRQKKGGPKAGTEAAP from the coding sequence ATGAAGAAAAACCACAGTATCATCCTGCGGTATGCATTTAAGAAATCGCTGCCTGTTATGTGCGGCTATCTGTTTCTGGGCTTTGCCTTCGGCATCCTGCTTCAGCAGGCCGGCTATTCGGCGGTCTGGGCATTCTTTATCAGCCTGCTGGTCTATGCCGGTTCTATGCAATTTGTGCTGGTGACGCTTCTGAGCGCCGGGGCCGCCCTGCCGACGGTAGCCATGATGACATTATTCATCAACTGCAGGCATATGTTTTATGGGCTGTCATTTGTGGAATCCTTTAAAAAAATGGGGAAGAAATATCTGTATATGATTTTTTCCCTGACTGATGAAACCTATTCCCTGCTCTGCTCCAGCGGACAGGAGGCAGTGGAAGGGGAAACGAACCACGAATCCTGGTTTTGGATCGCCCTGCTGGATCACTCCTACTGGATTGTGGGATCCGTGATAGGGGCTCTGGCGGGGCAGCTGATCCCACTGGATTTTACAGGAATTGATTTTTCCATGACTGCACTGTTTGCGGTCATCCTGATCGACCAGGTACGGGATTCGGGCCTGGCAATCCGGATACCTGCTCTCATCGGAGGGGCTGCCGCTCTTGTGTGCCTGCTTCTGTTCGGGACAGATGCCTTCCTGCTCCCCGCCCTGATATTGACTGTAGTCAGCATCGCTGGCTTAAACGCCGCTGCGGGCAGGCAGAAACGGCAGAAAAAAGGCGGACCCAAAGCCGGAACGGAGGCAGCGCCATGA
- a CDS encoding D-lyxose/D-mannose family sugar isomerase gives MKRSEINKALKEMEAMIRSCRFELPPFCGFTPEEWQEKGHEYDEVRDNMLGWDITDYGLGRFNEMGFSLITLRNGNVKLPKYTKTYAEKLLFLRPGQASPMHFHWNKMEDIINRGGGNVLIQVYNSDEQGGFADTPVEVHCDGRAFTVQAGERVRLCPGESITIYPYMYHDFTLEEGTGPVLLGEVSMCNDDENDNRFYEEMPRFPAIEEDEKPYRLLCTEYPEAR, from the coding sequence ATGAAACGTTCAGAGATTAACAAAGCATTGAAGGAAATGGAAGCAATGATCCGGAGCTGCCGTTTTGAGCTGCCGCCGTTTTGCGGATTTACGCCGGAGGAATGGCAGGAAAAAGGACACGAATATGATGAAGTCCGGGACAACATGCTGGGATGGGATATCACGGATTACGGCCTGGGCCGTTTTAATGAGATGGGCTTCTCCCTGATCACCCTGCGCAACGGCAACGTGAAGCTGCCGAAATATACGAAGACTTACGCGGAGAAGCTGCTGTTTCTCCGGCCCGGCCAGGCGTCTCCCATGCATTTCCACTGGAATAAGATGGAGGATATCATCAACCGGGGCGGCGGCAACGTGCTGATCCAGGTATATAATTCCGATGAACAGGGAGGGTTTGCAGACACGCCAGTGGAGGTCCACTGTGACGGACGGGCGTTTACCGTCCAGGCTGGAGAGCGGGTGCGCCTCTGTCCGGGAGAGAGCATCACGATCTATCCTTATATGTATCATGATTTTACGCTGGAAGAAGGGACAGGGCCGGTTCTTCTCGGAGAGGTATCCATGTGTAACGACGATGAGAATGATAACCGTTTTTACGAGGAGATGCCCCGCTTCCCAGCGATTGAAGAGGATGAAAAGCCTTACCGCCTGCTGTGTACGGAATATCCGGAGGCGCGTTAG
- the aspS gene encoding aspartate--tRNA ligase codes for MAESMKGMHRSHRCAEVTEREIGAKVTLMGWVQKSRNKGGIIFVDLRDRTGVMQLIFENGSIDGEGFEKAGKLRSEFVIAVTGTVERRSGAVNENLATGTMEVRVEYLRILAEAETPPFPIEENSKTKEEIRLKYRYLDLRRPDIQRNLMMRSQVAMLTRQFMAREGFLEIETPMLGKSTPEGARDYLVPSRVHPGSFYALPQSPQLFKQLLMCSGYDRYIQIARCFRDEDLRADRQPEFTQIDMELSFVDAEDVMDVNERLLAYLFREVLAVDVPLPIQRMSWQEAMDRFGSDKPDLRFGMELVNVSEVVKGCEFAVFKNALELKDGSVRGINAKRQGGMPRKKIDKLVEFAKGYGAKGLAYAAIQEDGTLKSSFAKFMKEEEMTALVTAMDGQPGDLLLFAADRNKIVWNVLGALRLELAGEMGLLNKNEYRFVWITEFPLLEWSDEENRFMAMHHPFTMPMEEDWDKIDTDPGSVRAKAYDIVLNGTELGGGSVRIHQNDIQEKMFEVLGFTKEQAWEQFSFLLSAFKYGVPPHAGLAYGLDRLVMLMAQEDSIRDVIAFPKVKDASCLMTQAPAPVDGKQLEELAIAVCSREE; via the coding sequence ATGGCTGAGTCAATGAAGGGGATGCATCGTTCCCACAGATGCGCGGAGGTTACGGAGCGTGAAATCGGCGCTAAGGTCACACTCATGGGATGGGTGCAGAAAAGCCGCAACAAAGGCGGAATCATATTTGTCGACCTGAGAGACCGGACCGGCGTCATGCAGTTGATTTTTGAAAATGGCAGCATCGACGGGGAAGGGTTTGAGAAGGCGGGAAAGCTCCGCAGCGAGTTCGTAATCGCTGTCACTGGTACCGTAGAGCGGCGTTCCGGCGCGGTTAATGAGAATCTGGCGACAGGCACGATGGAGGTGCGGGTGGAATACCTGCGGATTTTGGCAGAGGCAGAGACGCCGCCGTTCCCAATAGAAGAGAATAGTAAGACAAAAGAAGAGATCCGTCTGAAATACCGTTATCTGGACCTGAGGCGCCCGGATATCCAGAGGAACCTGATGATGCGTTCCCAGGTGGCGATGCTGACACGTCAGTTCATGGCCAGGGAAGGCTTTTTGGAGATTGAGACGCCGATGCTGGGTAAGAGCACTCCGGAGGGGGCACGGGATTACCTGGTTCCCAGCCGTGTGCATCCGGGCAGCTTCTACGCCCTGCCCCAGTCTCCTCAGCTCTTCAAGCAGCTTCTGATGTGTTCGGGATATGACCGCTATATCCAGATCGCCAGATGCTTCCGGGATGAGGACCTGCGGGCCGACCGTCAGCCGGAATTCACACAGATCGATATGGAGCTGTCTTTTGTGGACGCAGAGGATGTGATGGATGTTAACGAACGGCTGTTGGCGTACCTTTTCAGGGAGGTGCTGGCTGTGGATGTGCCGCTGCCGATCCAGCGCATGTCCTGGCAGGAGGCCATGGACCGTTTCGGCTCTGATAAGCCGGATCTCCGATTCGGGATGGAGCTTGTGAACGTATCGGAGGTTGTGAAGGGCTGTGAGTTCGCCGTGTTTAAAAATGCCCTGGAGCTGAAGGACGGTTCTGTGCGCGGGATCAACGCCAAGAGACAGGGCGGTATGCCGAGGAAAAAAATTGACAAGCTGGTGGAATTCGCAAAGGGATACGGCGCGAAGGGGCTGGCTTATGCGGCTATTCAGGAGGACGGTACGCTGAAATCCTCCTTTGCCAAGTTTATGAAGGAAGAAGAAATGACAGCTCTTGTGACGGCTATGGACGGACAGCCGGGGGATCTGCTCCTGTTTGCGGCGGACAGAAATAAGATCGTCTGGAACGTGCTGGGCGCGCTGCGCCTGGAGCTGGCCGGGGAAATGGGGCTGCTGAACAAGAACGAGTACCGCTTTGTATGGATTACAGAGTTCCCGCTTCTGGAGTGGTCCGATGAGGAGAACCGTTTTATGGCCATGCATCATCCGTTTACCATGCCTATGGAAGAAGACTGGGACAAGATCGATACCGATCCGGGCAGCGTCCGGGCCAAGGCTTATGATATCGTGCTGAACGGGACGGAGCTGGGCGGAGGTTCGGTCAGAATCCACCAGAATGATATACAGGAGAAGATGTTTGAAGTTCTGGGCTTTACGAAAGAACAGGCCTGGGAGCAGTTCAGCTTCCTGCTGAGCGCTTTTAAATATGGTGTCCCGCCCCACGCAGGGCTGGCGTATGGCCTGGACCGTCTGGTCATGCTGATGGCACAGGAGGATTCTATCAGAGATGTCATCGCCTTTCCGAAGGTGAAGGACGCATCCTGTTTGATGACTCAGGCGCCTGCGCCCGTGGACGGCAAGCAGCTGGAAGAGCTGGCGATAGCCGTCTGCAGCAGGGAAGAGTGA
- the hisS gene encoding histidine--tRNA ligase: protein MTLKKKPVTGMKDILPQEMAVRDYVIGLIKETYRNFGFSSMETPCVEHIENLNSKQGGENEKLIFKILKRGEKLKLEEAKEEADLVDSGLRYDLTVPLCRYYSNNASQLPSPFKALQMGNVWRADRPQRGRFRQFMQCDIDILGEPTNLAEIELILATTTLLGKLDFHNFTIRINDRRILKAMAAYSGFPEEAYDTVFIILDKMDKIGLDGVAQELEKEGFAKEAVEKYLELFRVITPDAAGVRLVKEKLSGYLDPAYADGLTTIMDSVDASRDADFRIAFDPTLVRGMSYYTGPIFEISMDEYGGSVGGGGRYDEMIGKFTGQDVPACGFSIGFERIVMLLLERNYQIPGISRKKAYLLDKNLSPEAMERVIGRAMEERKDGCTVNLSVMKKNKKFQKEQLEAEGYTEIEEIFADRL from the coding sequence ATGACGTTGAAGAAAAAGCCGGTGACCGGCATGAAGGATATTTTGCCACAGGAGATGGCAGTCCGCGACTATGTGATCGGGTTGATTAAGGAAACCTACAGGAATTTTGGGTTTTCTTCTATGGAGACTCCCTGTGTGGAGCACATTGAGAATCTGAACAGCAAGCAGGGCGGCGAGAATGAAAAGCTGATTTTCAAGATTCTGAAGAGAGGCGAGAAATTGAAGCTGGAAGAAGCCAAGGAAGAGGCAGACCTGGTAGACAGCGGCCTCCGGTATGACCTTACCGTGCCGTTGTGCCGGTATTATTCCAACAATGCCAGCCAGCTGCCCTCACCCTTCAAGGCGTTGCAGATGGGGAACGTCTGGAGAGCTGACCGCCCCCAGAGAGGAAGGTTCCGCCAGTTTATGCAGTGCGATATTGATATCCTGGGCGAGCCCACCAATCTGGCGGAGATTGAATTGATCCTGGCCACCACCACATTGTTGGGCAAGCTGGATTTCCATAATTTTACCATCCGGATCAATGACCGGAGAATACTGAAGGCCATGGCCGCATACAGCGGTTTCCCTGAGGAGGCTTACGATACTGTGTTTATCATTTTGGATAAGATGGACAAGATCGGCCTGGATGGGGTGGCCCAGGAGCTGGAAAAAGAAGGCTTTGCAAAGGAAGCTGTGGAGAAATATCTGGAGCTGTTCCGGGTGATCACACCGGACGCGGCCGGGGTGCGGCTGGTGAAGGAGAAGCTGTCCGGTTATCTGGACCCCGCCTATGCGGACGGGCTGACCACGATCATGGACAGCGTGGACGCGTCCAGGGACGCGGATTTCAGAATTGCCTTCGATCCCACGCTGGTGCGGGGAATGTCCTATTATACAGGGCCGATTTTTGAGATTTCCATGGACGAGTACGGCGGGAGTGTCGGCGGCGGCGGGCGGTATGATGAGATGATCGGCAAGTTCACGGGACAGGACGTGCCAGCCTGCGGTTTTTCCATAGGATTTGAGAGGATTGTCATGCTGCTTCTGGAGCGGAATTATCAGATTCCGGGTATTTCCAGGAAGAAGGCATATCTGCTGGACAAGAACCTGAGCCCGGAGGCTATGGAGCGGGTGATCGGAAGAGCCATGGAGGAACGGAAGGACGGCTGTACCGTCAACCTGTCAGTGATGAAAAAGAATAAGAAATTCCAGAAGGAGCAGCTGGAGGCGGAAGGCTACACGGAGATTGAAGAGATTTTCGCCGACAGGCTGTAA